One genomic window of Roseobacter ponti includes the following:
- a CDS encoding ABC transporter permease has product MAGKTAPFAAFEWMIAWRYLRARRAEGGVSTMTWISLIGITLAVFALIATLAVRSGFRAEFVGTILGANAHVTVYSFGEVDASGRVDRSMTEFDDMAARLAEVPGVTRAAPLIRAQVMGAGQGRNSGIDLYGIAAADFESLPGIAGSDAALGDISAFGEGIALGSGLARELGVGIGDKIRLISPDGVKTAFGTSPRINAYDVVFIFSAGRYDIDRTRAYLPFDEAQVFFNKENTADEIEVMIEEPEAVDRITPVLLQAAGPGSQVWTWRDASGGFLRALEVEDNVMFIILSILVLIAAMNIVSGLIMLVKNKGRDIGILRTMGLSEGSVLRVFFICGASTGIAGTLMGVILGSIFALYIDPIFSFVNMMMGGGVWDPAIRGIYALPAELHLDDVLSATALSLGLSFVVTIFPARKAARMNPVEALRYE; this is encoded by the coding sequence ATGGCCGGAAAAACCGCCCCCTTTGCCGCATTTGAGTGGATGATCGCCTGGCGCTATCTGCGCGCCCGCCGGGCCGAGGGGGGTGTCAGCACGATGACCTGGATCAGCCTCATTGGTATCACGCTGGCGGTCTTTGCACTGATTGCGACGCTGGCTGTGCGGTCGGGCTTCCGGGCCGAGTTTGTGGGAACGATCCTCGGCGCTAATGCGCATGTGACGGTTTATTCCTTTGGAGAAGTGGATGCGTCGGGCCGGGTGGACCGCAGCATGACGGAATTCGATGACATGGCTGCGCGTCTTGCCGAAGTGCCCGGTGTAACCCGGGCCGCACCGCTGATCCGGGCGCAGGTGATGGGCGCAGGGCAGGGGCGCAACTCTGGTATTGATCTCTACGGTATCGCCGCAGCGGACTTTGAGAGCCTTCCGGGCATTGCCGGTTCTGACGCCGCACTGGGCGATATCAGTGCCTTCGGAGAGGGGATTGCACTGGGATCCGGGCTTGCCCGCGAGCTTGGGGTGGGCATCGGTGACAAAATCCGGCTCATCTCGCCTGACGGGGTGAAAACCGCTTTTGGTACATCGCCCCGCATCAATGCCTATGACGTGGTCTTTATTTTCTCCGCCGGGCGCTATGACATCGACCGCACGCGCGCCTATCTGCCGTTCGACGAGGCCCAGGTGTTTTTCAACAAAGAAAATACCGCAGACGAGATCGAAGTGATGATCGAAGAGCCCGAAGCCGTCGACCGCATTACCCCTGTACTTTTGCAGGCGGCGGGTCCGGGCAGCCAGGTCTGGACATGGCGCGATGCCTCAGGCGGGTTCCTGCGCGCGCTTGAGGTTGAGGACAACGTCATGTTCATCATCCTGTCGATCCTTGTGCTGATCGCGGCGATGAACATCGTCTCCGGGCTGATTATGCTGGTCAAAAACAAGGGGCGCGACATCGGTATTCTGCGTACCATGGGGCTGAGCGAGGGCTCGGTGCTGCGGGTATTTTTCATCTGTGGTGCGTCAACGGGCATTGCGGGAACGCTGATGGGGGTGATCCTGGGGTCGATCTTTGCGCTCTATATCGATCCGATTTTCTCCTTTGTGAACATGATGATGGGCGGCGGTGTCTGGGATCCGGCGATCCGGGGCATCTATGCGCTGCCGGCGGAACTGCATCTTGATGATGTGCTCTCGGCCACGGCGCTGTCGCTGGGGCTGTCCTTTGTGGTCACGATCTTTCCGGCCCGCAAAGCGGCGCGGATGAACCCCGTCGAGGCGCTGCGCTATGAGTGA
- a CDS encoding ABC transporter ATP-binding protein, which yields MSEPVLSLKGITKAYNTGRPNEVTVLRGVGLDLAPGEVVALVAPSGAGKSTLLHIAGLLDTPDAGTVHIGGEDMTGRSDGRRTAVRRSDVGFIYQFHHLLPEFTALENIVLPQLVNGTGRRAAEERAMELLTSVGVAPRAGHRPAALSGGEQQRVAFCRAMANAPALLLADEPTGNLDPQTSDQVFDTLMDLVRQTGLCALIATHNPGLATRMDRRIFLDGGQMVSNLS from the coding sequence ATGAGTGAGCCGGTGCTGTCCCTCAAAGGCATCACCAAGGCCTATAACACCGGACGCCCCAATGAGGTGACGGTACTGCGCGGTGTCGGTCTGGATCTGGCGCCGGGGGAGGTCGTGGCCCTTGTCGCGCCGTCGGGGGCAGGTAAATCGACCCTGCTGCATATCGCCGGTCTGCTGGATACGCCGGATGCGGGCACGGTTCATATCGGTGGCGAGGATATGACCGGACGTTCCGACGGGAGACGTACCGCAGTGCGGCGCTCGGATGTGGGGTTCATCTATCAGTTTCACCACCTTCTGCCCGAGTTCACGGCGCTCGAAAACATCGTCCTGCCGCAGCTGGTCAACGGGACCGGACGCCGTGCAGCCGAAGAGCGCGCGATGGAGCTGCTCACATCCGTCGGCGTTGCCCCGCGCGCCGGTCACCGGCCTGCTGCATTGTCGGGCGGCGAGCAGCAGAGGGTGGCTTTCTGCCGTGCCATGGCAAATGCGCCGGCACTGCTGCTCGCTGATGAGCCGACCGGAAACCTGGATCCTCAGACGTCCGATCAGGTCTTTGACACGTTGATGGATCTGGTGCGGCAAACCGGGCTCTGTGCGCTGATTGCAACTCATAATCCGGGTCTTGCTACACGCATGGACCGGCGGATCTTCCTTGATGGCGGTCAGATGGTGAGCAACCTGTCCTGA
- a CDS encoding Ldh family oxidoreductase, producing MPVLSVEEIETTTATALRAHGASPFAAAEVARAVAAAESHGNRICGLYYVESYCHQLQSGRVTGDADPVVSKPGPGAVHVDAGFGFAQPAFAHGLVPALDAARENGVATLAVAHAHTCTSLGYFTEQIARAGLIGLGFTNASPIVAPPGGQTRVIGTNPIAFSVPDGAGGIAMQFDQSTTTVALGKITMAKATGKSIPEGWALDASGAPTTDPDAALKGSLVSVGGYKGWGLGLMAELLAAGMTGSALSRDVKPLKARSGPPHDLGQFYILMDPGVSSGFADRLRALEDIVALDEGTRMPGQHRTAAEKVDVLDAVWAQITELAEGPAPSA from the coding sequence ATGCCAGTTCTTTCCGTGGAAGAAATCGAAACAACAACTGCAACCGCGCTGCGTGCGCACGGTGCATCTCCCTTTGCTGCTGCCGAAGTGGCGCGTGCTGTGGCCGCAGCAGAAAGCCACGGTAACCGGATCTGCGGGCTTTATTATGTGGAAAGCTATTGTCATCAGCTGCAGAGCGGCAGGGTGACCGGCGATGCCGATCCCGTGGTCAGCAAACCAGGACCGGGAGCTGTGCATGTTGACGCAGGGTTCGGGTTTGCGCAGCCGGCGTTTGCCCATGGCCTTGTACCGGCCCTCGATGCTGCGCGCGAAAACGGGGTGGCAACACTGGCCGTCGCCCATGCGCATACCTGCACGTCGCTGGGGTATTTCACAGAACAGATCGCGCGTGCCGGGCTGATCGGCCTGGGGTTTACCAATGCCTCGCCGATCGTCGCACCACCCGGCGGACAAACGCGCGTCATCGGCACCAACCCGATCGCCTTCTCCGTGCCTGACGGCGCGGGTGGTATCGCAATGCAGTTCGATCAGTCGACGACGACAGTTGCACTCGGCAAGATCACCATGGCCAAAGCCACCGGAAAATCCATCCCCGAGGGCTGGGCGCTCGACGCCTCGGGTGCCCCGACAACCGATCCGGACGCGGCTCTGAAGGGCTCGCTGGTTTCTGTGGGTGGATACAAGGGCTGGGGGCTCGGGCTGATGGCGGAACTGCTGGCCGCCGGGATGACAGGCTCCGCCCTGTCGCGCGATGTCAAACCGCTCAAAGCCAGAAGCGGGCCGCCGCACGATCTGGGACAGTTTTATATTCTGATGGACCCCGGCGTATCGTCCGGCTTTGCCGACCGGCTCCGGGCACTGGAGGATATCGTGGCGCTTGATGAAGGCACGCGTATGCCGGGGCAGCACCGGACGGCAGCAGAAAAGGTCGATGTGCTTGACGCTGTCTGGGCGCAGATCACAGAACTGGCGGAGGGGCCTGCACCTTCTGCGTGA
- a CDS encoding DMT family transporter: MTQHAIIMTLAGIGIPLLAALNAALGQRIGSPAAAATVLFVVAFASCAIVMMMTGTGALSRLSLAPKHLFLGGVLVAFYVLSITWIAPVFGIGNAIFFVLLGQLVSAGVIDHFGLFGARLSPMTGTRAFGIALMAAGVFFTQKVQAPPPVL, translated from the coding sequence ATGACCCAGCACGCCATTATCATGACACTCGCCGGCATCGGGATCCCGTTGCTTGCCGCACTCAACGCGGCTCTGGGACAGCGGATCGGATCGCCTGCAGCGGCTGCGACGGTGCTCTTTGTGGTCGCTTTCGCCAGCTGTGCCATTGTGATGATGATGACGGGCACAGGCGCCCTCTCACGGCTGAGTCTCGCGCCGAAACACCTTTTCCTGGGCGGCGTTCTGGTCGCCTTTTACGTACTCAGCATCACCTGGATCGCGCCGGTTTTCGGCATCGGAAACGCGATTTTCTTTGTTCTGCTGGGACAACTTGTCAGTGCGGGCGTCATTGATCATTTCGGTCTGTTCGGGGCTCGGCTTTCGCCGATGACCGGCACGCGTGCATTCGGGATCGCCCTGATGGCCGCCGGCGTCTTTTTCACGCAGAAGGTGCAGGCCCCTCCGCCAGTTCTGTGA
- a CDS encoding c-type cytochrome: MTRRFLMLCAVLALTGCGGARTEEGAVLFAAHCAVCHGGDARGGGGANVAGLGRTPADLTVLAAQNGGDFPVARVAWMLEAYSFGTQPRRRMAEIPTLQSRETRRLRTGSGRMAVAQPQVAIIDWLQTVQRR, translated from the coding sequence ATGACCCGGAGATTTCTGATGCTCTGCGCGGTTCTGGCTCTGACGGGTTGCGGTGGCGCGCGCACCGAAGAGGGTGCGGTGCTTTTTGCAGCCCATTGTGCTGTCTGTCATGGCGGTGATGCGCGCGGCGGGGGCGGCGCGAATGTGGCGGGCCTCGGGCGGACGCCGGCGGATCTGACGGTTCTGGCCGCGCAGAACGGCGGCGACTTTCCGGTAGCACGTGTCGCGTGGATGCTTGAGGCCTATTCTTTCGGCACGCAACCCCGACGGCGCATGGCGGAAATCCCGACGCTGCAAAGCAGGGAGACGCGCAGGCTTCGGACCGGGTCGGGCAGAATGGCAGTCGCGCAGCCACAGGTCGCCATCATCGACTGGCTGCAAACCGTGCAGCGCCGGTAA